The Staphylococcus sp. KG4-3 genome has a window encoding:
- the fdaB gene encoding class IIb fructose-bisphosphate aldolase FdaB encodes MPLVSMKEMLIDAKENGYAVGQYNLNNLEFTQAILEASQEENAPVILGVSEGAARYMGGFYTVVKMVEGLMHDKEITIPVAIHLDHGSSFEKCKEAIDAGFTSVMIDASHGSFEDNVEITSKVVEYAHEHGVSVEAELGTVGGQEDDVVAEGVIYADPKECQELVEKTGIDTLAPALGSVHGPYKGEPKLGFKEMEEIGASTGLPLVLHGGTGIPTKDIQKAIPFGTAKINVNTENQIASAKAVREALDNDKEVYDPRKYLGPAREAIKATVIGKIKEFGTSNKAK; translated from the coding sequence ATGCCTTTAGTTTCAATGAAAGAAATGTTAATAGACGCAAAAGAAAATGGTTACGCGGTTGGTCAATACAACTTAAATAACTTAGAATTTACACAAGCGATTTTAGAAGCTTCTCAAGAAGAGAACGCTCCAGTAATCCTAGGTGTATCTGAAGGTGCTGCTCGTTACATGGGTGGTTTCTACACAGTTGTTAAAATGGTTGAAGGATTAATGCACGACAAAGAAATTACTATTCCTGTAGCAATACACTTAGACCACGGTTCAAGCTTTGAAAAATGTAAAGAAGCAATTGATGCTGGTTTTACTTCAGTAATGATTGATGCTTCTCATGGTTCATTTGAAGATAATGTTGAAATTACTTCAAAAGTTGTTGAATATGCACATGAGCACGGCGTTTCAGTTGAAGCAGAATTAGGAACTGTTGGCGGACAAGAGGATGATGTTGTTGCTGAAGGCGTTATCTATGCAGACCCTAAAGAGTGTCAAGAACTTGTTGAAAAAACAGGTATCGATACATTAGCTCCAGCCTTAGGTTCAGTACACGGACCTTATAAAGGTGAACCTAAATTAGGATTCAAAGAAATGGAAGAAATTGGTGCTTCTACTGGTTTACCATTAGTACTACATGGTGGTACAGGTATCCCAACTAAAGACATCCAAAAAGCAATTCCTTTTGGTACAGCTAAAATCAATGTAAACACTGAAAACCAAATTGCTTCTGCTAAAGCTGTTCGTGAAGCGTTAGATAACGATAAAGAAGTTTATGATCCTCGTAAATACTTAGGACCGGCTCGTGAAGCGATTAAAGCTACAGTGATTGGTAAAATTAAAGAGTTTGGTACATCTAATAAAGCTAAATAA